The Dietzia sp. ANT_WB102 region CTGATCATGGGCGCGCTCACACCGAACGCGCTCAAATCTTGGGCGCCGCGCATTGAGGAGACAGCCGACATCTTTGTCGGTGGGATCACCTCCGACGAGGAGGTGGAGTTCGTCGACGGCTTCGCTAACAAGTACACGATGACCGTCATCGCAGACATTCTCGGTTTTCCACGGGACATGGTCCCGCAGATGCTCGATTGGGCCGAGGGATTCAACTCGATGGTCGGTAATCCCGACCAGACCGCGGAGCAGATCGAGGCGCTCGTCGACACCAGGTACGAATTCGACGCCTACTGCAACAAGCAGATCGACGATAGGGAGGCGAACCCGACCGAAGACCTCATCTCGAGGATCGTGAAGCTCAATGCCGCCAGCGACACCCCGCTCAGCCGGGACGACTTGTTCCAGATCCTCCAGTTGACCATGGTCGGCGGAAGTGAGACTTCCGCCACCGCGCTGTCCAAGATGATCGAGTATCTCGGCAAGAATCCCGAGATGTGGGCCGAACTGAAGACGGACACCGATCTGATTCCGCAGTTCATGGAGGAGATGCTGCGCATGTTCTCCCCGGTGCAGGGTTCGTTCCGAGCGGTCACCGAGGACATCGAGCTCGGCGGGCAGCAGCTTAAGGCTGGCGACATGCTCTGGGTGGGTATGGGCGCGTCGAACCGTGACCCCAAGGTGTTCGACGACCCCGACCGAATGGACATCGACCGAAAGCAGCTCGCGGCTAGCCACGTTGCGTTCGGTGGTGGTCCGCACGTCTGCCCAGGCACATCGTTGACCCGATTGGAGTTGCGGATGGTGCTGGAGAGGATCGTCACCCGGTTTTCCGGCGTCGAGCTGGTGGATCCGGATCCGGCAGCCAAGAAGAGCTTCAACTTCTATGGGCCCGCCGCACTTCCGGTGCGCTTCACCGCTTAGCGCGGTGCCGGTATCGCGCCCCGATCTCATTCCCGGCCAGCGGCAGGAAAGTCGCCCTTGGTGCCGAACCGAAAGGACTCTCTGATGGCTTCAGTGGAGAATCAGCCAACGTATCTCTTTGCGCTCTACCGTTGGGCAGGTACCTCCCCCGAGGAGTTCCGCGACCACTATTTGAGCAAGCATGCCGACATTGGCAAGTCCATCCCGGGTGTGGCCTGGTGGCACACCTTCCTTAATAACAATCCGATGATGAACTGGGGGCTCCCGGAGGGGGCCCCTAAGCCGGACGCGTTCTCAATCATGGCGTTCGAGTCGGAGGAGGCGCTGCAGAAGGCTCCAGAGAGCGAGGGATGGGCGGCCGCCAACGGCGACAACACCGGCTTCGTACAGCACATCGACGTGTACGAGGTGTCCCGGGTCCAATTGGTGGAGGAGGGGGAGGGGAGTCCGGCTGGGTAGGGCCCCGCATTCGCCGACGCGGCAGACGAGCCCGGGGATGCTTCCTCGGGTTCGGTTGTATTCATTATGAGTCTGCGCACCGGGCCGGAGGGTGGGGCCGGTCTGACCATCCGACTTGTTCGGTGTTTTGTCATCGAGGTGCCACGCCCATCCAGGGCGTTCCAGGCGGCCAGTGGAATGCCTCTTGAACAGGGAACTTGTTCGCCACGCGAACAAACAATGATTTCCAAGTATTTCCTCGATATGCCTTGCATCACACTGTGACAGTGGTTACAGTCAAACCTAAGTGAATTCAGCTCGAACGACTGGAGGAGCACGAAATGTCAGACGATCAGCGCCGAAAGAACGTGGAGTTGGTGCGTGCCTACACGGACGCTCTCAACTCCTGGGACATCGAGACGATGCGGGAACTCTCCACCGAGGACGTGGTCTTCGAGCTCCCGTTTCGCCCGCCTAGCTTCGGCCGTGAGACCGTGGGGCGCGACGCCTACATGGAGGTCCTCGCCCAGGCCCGTGACCACATGATCGATGGGTCCGAGAACCTGCACGATCTGCAGCTGGACACGCTCGCGTCGGACCCCGACACCGTCATCGCCACCTACAAGAGCGATATGACGCTCCGCAGCGGTGTGAGGTACGCGAACGAGTACATCTCGCGGTTCGTCTGTCGCGATGGCAAGGTCTCCCGCTTCGTCGAGTACTACGACTCGATCATCCTGTTCCGCGCGCTCGGCGGGACCCTTCGGGAAGCCGACGAGTCGGAATTGCTGCCCGAGGGGCTCAAGTCCTGATCGCCAGTCGGCCCCGTTGACTTCATCCCTCTTCCCACACATCTGCTAGGAGCCACCCCTCATGGGTAAGGAACTGCCCGATCCGAAGACCGTCGACGCCAACCAGCCGAAGTGCCCCTTCGTCGACATGTGGTCCGACGAGTACAACGACAAGAACCTGGAGATCCTCAAGCATCTTCGCGAGGAGCACGACCTCGCCTTCCACAAGCAGGGCAACACCACCGTCCCCCTGGTCACGCGGTACAACGACCTGTGGAAGATCCACCGCGACTGGAGGACGTTCCAGTCTGGTCGTGCCGCCTCCCATCTGGCCGACCGCCGCTACGACGACCCGAATGACGACCCGACCTTTATCCCACTCGATACCGACCCGCCGGTCCACAGTGAGTGGCGCAAGATTCTCGAGCCGTTGATGACGCTCAAGAAGATGGAGGCGCACGCGGAGCTGATCGAGAGCATCGCAAATGATTTGCTCGAAGGGCTCGAGGGTCGCACCAGGTTCAACGTCATGGACGAGTTCGTCCGCCCACTGCAGGCTCGCGCGATCTTCGCCGTGATCCTCGGCGTGCCCGCGGATAGTGACCGGATTCTCCAGTTCTCGGCGTGGGCACAGGACGCGCTGATCGTCCCGGAGCGCGCGGTTGAGGCCTTCGGCGAGCTAAGTGCCGCGCTGCTCGAAATCCTCCGGGAACGTCGGGAGAACCCGCGAGGTGAGGACGACATCGTGACGGTGCTGGCGAACTGCCGACCCGGTGGTGAGGTCCCGGACGACGGGGACCTCATCAAGATCATGATCGCGTTGACGCTTGGCGGGCTCGAATCCACGGGCACCGTCCTGAGCGGCACTATCCATCACATGGCCACCCATCCGGAGGACCTCAAGGAGTTGCAGGACGACATGTCTCTGCTCGACGAGGCCATCGAGGAAGCGCTACGGCTGTTCGTCAATGTGACGCTCACTCAGCGGACGGTAACCAAGGAGACGACCCTCAACGGCTACGATCTCAAGCCCGGAGACAAAGTCTGGAACCTCCCAGGCTCGGCCAACCGCGACGAATCAGTGTTCCCCGACGGCGACAGCTGGAACGTGCGTCGCGAGAACAAGCGCCATGTCTCTTTCGGCGCCGGCATCCACCGTTGCCTCGGGTCGAACCTGGCTCGGATCTTCCTCCGGGTCGCCTTCACGGCCGTCCTCACCCGGATGCCGGGCGTGAGCCTCGTTCCGGACCAGGAGATCCACACCCACTCCATGCCGACCCGTGGCCTCACCGAGTTCGAGGTCACCGTCGACGAGATCACCCCCGTCGCGACCACCGCCTGAGCCCGGTTACTCATACCCGAGAGGACACACCATGAAGGTCAAGATCGACCACGAGTTCTGCGTGGGCCACGCCCGTTGCTACACGCTGGAGCCCGACTACATCGCCGAGGACGAGCGCGGCCGCGGAGTCGTCCGGGAGGACGCGCCCGAGATGTCACCCGAGACCGCCCGACGGCTGGTCAGGGCGTGCCCCGAGTCCGCGATCTCCATCGTGCGGGAATCCTGAAGAAGACCGATGACCATGCTCCAAGACCCCATGCGGGCCGACATCGTCCATCTCGGAGGCGGTGGCTCCGGTGAACTGTCGACCGACGCGATCGTGACGAGTCGTCGCGACGTGGCGGACGGCGTCGTCGAGCTCGTCCTCGCGGCAGCCGACGGCAGCGATCTCCCACGGTGGGAGCCCGGCGCTCATATCGACATCGTCCTCGACGACGACACGATCCGGCAATACTCCCTGTGCGGGGACCCCGCCGACCGAAAGACGCTCCGTGTGGCGATCTTGCTCGAAGCGGAGGGGAGGGGAGGATCTCGTCGAATCCACGAGCAGCTCCACTCGGGGGTATCCGTCGAGCTGTCCGGCCCCCGCAATCACTTCCCGCTCCACGCGTCCTCCCGCTACCTGTTCATCGCGGGCGGGATCGGGGTGACCCCGCTGATTCCGATGATGCGGGCGGCCGAGGCCGCCGGAGCCGAGTGGCAATTCGTGTACGGAGGTCGGAGCGAAGCGACGATGGGGTATGTCGATGAGCTACGTGAGCTGGGGGAGCGGGTCGTGATCTGGCCGCAGGACACCCACGGGCTGATCGATCTCGAGGACCTACTCGGAACGCCAGAAGAGGGGACCCTGGTTTACAGCTGCGGACCGGAACCCCTGCTTGCGGCAGTCGAGGAGTGGTGCGCGTCGTGGCCCCCGGGAGCCCTTAATGTCGAGAGGTTCTCTGCCGTCGAGATCGACACGTCCGAGGACACCGGATTCGACGTAGAGCTCCGGGAGACCGGCACCACGGTTCACGTCAACAAGGACCAGACGATCCTTGAAGTGGTCACCGAGGCCGGCGTGTACGTGCCGACCTCGTGCACCGAGGGGACCTGCGGATCCTGCGAGACGCCGATCCTCGAGGGCACCGCCGAGCACCGCGACGTCGTGCTGTCCCCGGAAGAGCAGGAAGCCCAGGAAACCATGATGATCTGCGTCTCTCGCGCATCCTGTCCCCGGCTGGTGTTAGACCTCTAGCCATCCGCCCCGGACCATCCGCGGCGCCGGATACCGCCGCACCCCTCGACCCACAGGTAACCAGGAGGATCGATGCTCCCCAGGAGCTACAGCGAGTTCTACATCGACGGTCAGTGGCGGGCAACCGACTCGACCGAGAAGTTCACCGTCGTGTCCCCGTCCACAGGCGACCCGATCGGGGAGGTGCCCCGCGCGACGCGGGCGGACATCGATGCCGCGGTCGAAGCGGCGCGGCATGCCTTCTACGAGACAGACTGGTCGACCCGGCCAGTGGCCGAGCGCGCGGCTCTATGCGAGGCGCTGGCCACGAGGCTTTACGAGGTCAAGGACGAGATGGCCGAACTTCTCGTGGACGAGTTGGGGTGCACCCGGATGCTGGCGGATGTGTACCAGGCCGTCGCGCCGACCTTGCATTGGAATTACAACGCTGAGGTGGGGCGCACCTACCCCTTCCAGGAGGTCCGGACCGCAGATCTTGGGCCGCTGGCCGGAGGATCCGCCGGTGGCATGATCATGCCCTACCAGACCCAGGCGCTCGTCGTGAAGGAGCCGGTGGGTGTCGTCGCGACCATGGTCGCCTACAACTTCACCATGCCGGGGACCTCGCAGAAGGTGGCGCCCGCCATCATCGCGGGATGCACGGTCGTGGTGAAGGTCCCCGAGCCGGATCCGCTCGCAGTGTTCGCGCTCGGCCAACTTGTCCACGAGGTCGGGTTCCCTCCCGGCGTCATCAACATCGTTGCCGCCGGTCCCGAAGAGTCGGCGTACCTTGTCTCGCACCCAGACGTAGACATGGTGAGTTTCACCGGGTCTACGACGGTCGGATCGCGCATCGGGCGCGAATGCGGGGCTCTCGTCCGCCCGGTCGTCCTCGAGCTCGGAGGGAAGTCCGCGGCGATCGTCCTCGACGACGCCGACTTCGATGCCACCGTCCCCACCCTTCTGGGCGTTAGTGTGATCCCCTCGAGCGGGCAGAGCTGCGTGTGCCAGAGCCGGTTTCTGGTGTCCGAGGCCCGGCACGACGAGCTGGTCCACCGCCTGGTCGCCGCGATGGCGGACATCAGGGTCGGGGACCCCCACGACCCGGATGTTGATATGGGGCCGCTCATCACCGAGGCCCATCGGGAGAGGGTTCTCGGGATGATTCGCCGTGCGGTCGAGCAAGGCGCCACAGTGGCGTTCGGTGGCGGGGTCCCGGAGGGTCTCGAGAACGGGTGGTTCGTCGAACCAACCCTGCTGACCGGAGTCACTCCCGACATGGAGATCGCGCAGGAGGAGGTGTTCGGTCCTGTGGTCGCCGTCATCTCGTACAAGGACGAGGACGATGCGGTCCGCATCGCGAACGACAGCCGCTACGGACTCGCAGGGTCGGTGTACACCACCGACGTCGAGCGAGGCTTCGCGATCGCTCGCAGGATCCGCACCGGGACGTTCTCAGTCAACTCGTTCTCGGCGGACTTCAACTCGCCATTCGGCGGTTTCAAGGAATCCGGCATCGGCCGCGAGCATGGTGTCGCCGGCCTCGAGGGCTACCTGATCCCCAAGTCGATCTCGGTCGACCCGTCGATGACCATCCCCGAGTCGGTCGTAGCGCAGGCGGACGTCGTGACAACCGGCGTTCGGAAGGGAGCCTGATCGCCGTGGGCGTCTGACACGTCGAGACAGGACGGTATCGACCGGCTGCTGGCGATCGAGGAGATCAAGGGCCTGAGGCCCGCATACTCGGCCTACTTCGACAGCCAGGACATCGAGAAGCTCGGCTCGATCTTCACCTAGGACGCAGTCTGTGAGTTCGACGAGCAGTACGGCGGCGACTGGGTGGGCAGGGAGACGATTCGTGCGAACTACGCCGCCGTGGCCGAGCAGGTCGGCGCGCCCTACAACGCGATCCATGCGGTCACCAATTCGTGGATCGAGCTGACGGTAGCGGATACGGCCAACGGTCGCTGGTACCTGATCGAATACCTCACTCGACAGGGCGCGTTGAGCTACCCGGGCGGGCACGAGAACCCGCTGTTCTGCCTGGGGATTTATCAGGAGGAGTATCGAAAGGTCGACGGGAAGTGGCAGATCTCCCGTGTCCGGCTCGAGTTCCTCTGGCCGGAACGCTCCTGGTAAAAGGACAACTACTGGACCCTGGTGGTGAACACGAGCCGCAGCCCTCCGCCTCGCGAGGGCTGCGGCTCCGTTGTATATCTGGGGTCGCTTCGCCCCGGGGACTCAGATCTTCCGCAGGCGCAGCCGCTGGATGGAGTGGTCGGAGTTCTTGCGCAGCACCAGTGTCGCGCGCGGCCGGGTGGGCAGGATGTTCTCCACCAAGTTCGGCCGGTTGATCGAGGTCCAGATCTCCCGGGCCGCCAGGCGGGCCGCCTGGTCGGACAGGTCGGCGTAGTGCGCAAAGTGTGAGTTGGGATTGGAGAACGACGTGCTCCGCAACTCGAGGAAGCGCTCGATGTACCACTGCTCGATGTCCTCGATCCGCGCGTCGACGTAGAGCGAGAAGTCGAACAGGTCCGAAACCATCAGGCGGGGGCCGGTCTGGAGAACATTGAGGCCCTCGACGATGAGGATGTCCGGACGCCGGACCTCGATGAACTCATCGGGCACGATGTCGTACTTGGTGTGCGAGTAGACCGGCGCCCAGACCACTGGTGCGCCGGACTTGACTTCGGTGACGAACCGCAGCAGCGCACGCCGGTCGTACGACTCCGGGTACCCCTTGCGGTGCATCAGCCCGCGGCGCTGGAGCTCCCGGTTGGGGTGGAGGAAACCGTCGGTGGTGATGAGGTCCACACGGGGGTGGGATTCCCAGCGGGTGAGCAGCGCGCGCAGCACACGCGCGGAGGTGGACTTGCCGACCGCGACCGAACCGGCCACGCCGATGACGAACGGCATGGGCGCGTCCACCTTTTCGCCGAGGAAGATGTTGGTCGACTGGAACAGCCGCTGCCGGGCCGTGACCTGCAGGTGGATGAGCCGACTCAGCGGCAGGTAGATCTCGGCGATCTCGTCCAGATCGAGGTGCTCGCCCAGGCCCCGGAGGCCCTCGAGGTCCTGTTCGGTGAGCACCATGGGCATCGCACGCCGCAGTCGCCGCCAACTGCGGCGGTCGAACTCGACGTACGGCGTGTAGTCGCCAGCATGTCTGCTCACAACGACTAATTGTGGCAGGTGGGCACGGGGTCGGGGGTGCCAGGGTGGCGGGGCACTAGACTGGCGGGCGACAAGACGAGCCGTGGCCCGACACGATTCGTTCGAAGTGAGAAGCCCACGCGCGAGGAGCAACGATGACCGACCCGAACACCGACGTGTTCACCGCCTCTCTGTCCGAGCTGGATCCCGAGGTCGCCGAGGCGATGGCCGGAGAGCTCGCGCGGCAGCGAGACACGCTCGAGATGATCGCGTCGGAGAACTTCGTGCCGCGCTCGGTCCTCCAGGCGCAGGGCTCCGTCCTCACCAACAAGTACGCCGAGGGTTACCCGGGCCGGCGCTACTACGGTGGGTGCGAGCACGTCGACGTGGTCGAGAACCTCGCTCGCGACCGCGCGAAGGAGGTGTTCGGCGCCAAGTACGCCAACGTCCAGCCCCACGCCGGAGCCCAGGCCAACGCCGCTGTTCTCATGGCGCTTGCGAAGCCCGGCTCCAAGATCATGGGCCTGTCGCTGGCCCACGGTGGTCACCTCACCCATGGCATGAAGCTCAACTTCTCGGGGCAGTTGTACGAGGTCGCCGCCTACGAGGTGGACCCGGAGACCATGCAGGTCAACATGGACACCGTCCGCGAGATGGCGTTGGCGGAGAAGCCGGACGTCATCATCGCCGGCTGGTCGGCCTACCCCCGCACCCTGGATTTTGCGAAGTTCCGGGAGATCGCCGACGAGGTGGGCGCGAAGCTGTGGGTGGATATGGCCCACTTCGCCGGCCTGGTCGCCGCCGGACTGCACCCGAGCCCCGTGCCGCACGCCGATGTCGTGTCCACGACCGTGCACAAGACGCTCGGCGGGCCGCGTTCCGGCATGATCCTCACCAACGACCTCGAGCTGTTCAAGAAGCTCAACTCGTCGGTGTTCCCGGGCCAGCAGGGCGGTCCGCTCATGCACGCGATTGCCGCCAAGGCCACCGCGATGAAGATCGCCGGGACCGAGCAGTTCCGCGAGCGCCAGCAGCGCACCCTCGAAGGTGCGAAGATCCTCGCCGAGCGGCTCACCGCGCAGGACTGCAAGGACGCGGGCGTCTCCGTCCTCACCGGCGGCACTGAGGTGCACCTCGTCCTGGTCGACCTGCGTGACTCCGAGCTCGATGGTCAGCAGGCCGAGGATCTGCTCCACGAGGTCGGAATCACCGTGAACCGCAATGCGGTCCCATTCGACCCGCGTCCGCCGATGGTGACCTCCGGACTGCGGATCGGCACCCCTGCTCTGGCCACGCGTGGATTCGAGGCCGAAGACTTCCGCGAGGTCGCCGACATCATCGGCACCGCCCTGGCCGCCGGCACGAGCGCGGACGTCACCGCCCTGCGCGAGCGCGTGGCCGCGCTGGCTGCCTCGAAGCCTCTGTACGAGGGCCTCGAGGACTGGAAGATCCTGGGCTGACGCGTCCCACCGCATCGACGAGAAACCCCCGCAGCCGGGCTGCGGGGGTTTCTCGTCGATGTCAGCGGTATCGGCGATCGCGCCGGGCGGGGTCAGTCGGTGAACCGGACCCGTGGGGTGCGGCAGATCAGTAACCGGCGGACCTTGTTCTCCGCGGTGAGTTGGGCACTCGCGTTGAAGCTCGCCTCGAACTCGCCGTCGCGTCGGGACTCACCGAGACACAGTTCGGTGTCCCGGCCCGGGCGCCGCTGAGGACGTGATTGTTCAGGACGCTCTTCTCGCGCTGCTCGAGGTAGACCTCGAGGCCCGCGCGGTCGCCGTGTAACTCGGCGGACATGTGGGGTGCTCCGTTCGTCAGGGCCGGGTGGAGGACTCGAGGGTGGGTGACGCCAGTCCGAGCTCGGGGTCGAACGCGACCTGGTAGCCGGTGATGAGCCCGTCGTCGCCGATCCTCGCCGAGGCGAGGAAGTGGCCGGTGATGGTGACCCCGTCCTCCACGACGGCGCCGTAGACGAACTCGAGTTCGCCCTCCCGCGTGGCGTGGGTGGGGACGTGA contains the following coding sequences:
- a CDS encoding 2Fe-2S iron-sulfur cluster-binding protein, coding for MLQDPMRADIVHLGGGGSGELSTDAIVTSRRDVADGVVELVLAAADGSDLPRWEPGAHIDIVLDDDTIRQYSLCGDPADRKTLRVAILLEAEGRGGSRRIHEQLHSGVSVELSGPRNHFPLHASSRYLFIAGGIGVTPLIPMMRAAEAAGAEWQFVYGGRSEATMGYVDELRELGERVVIWPQDTHGLIDLEDLLGTPEEGTLVYSCGPEPLLAAVEEWCASWPPGALNVERFSAVEIDTSEDTGFDVELRETGTTVHVNKDQTILEVVTEAGVYVPTSCTEGTCGSCETPILEGTAEHRDVVLSPEEQEAQETMMICVSRASCPRLVLDL
- a CDS encoding cytochrome P450; protein product: MTASYDYEKFFGLDAEQLKCPHTAFEEVQSKCPVSRSDALGFWVVADHEHAQKVFKDATVFSTKKMLGEQVSDEWQRMIDMAAQRPGAKEELGEDYGTSDRKVLLFADPPEHGRHRRLIMGALTPNALKSWAPRIEETADIFVGGITSDEEVEFVDGFANKYTMTVIADILGFPRDMVPQMLDWAEGFNSMVGNPDQTAEQIEALVDTRYEFDAYCNKQIDDREANPTEDLISRIVKLNAASDTPLSRDDLFQILQLTMVGGSETSATALSKMIEYLGKNPEMWAELKTDTDLIPQFMEEMLRMFSPVQGSFRAVTEDIELGGQQLKAGDMLWVGMGASNRDPKVFDDPDRMDIDRKQLAASHVAFGGGPHVCPGTSLTRLELRMVLERIVTRFSGVELVDPDPAAKKSFNFYGPAALPVRFTA
- the coaA gene encoding type I pantothenate kinase, giving the protein MSRHAGDYTPYVEFDRRSWRRLRRAMPMVLTEQDLEGLRGLGEHLDLDEIAEIYLPLSRLIHLQVTARQRLFQSTNIFLGEKVDAPMPFVIGVAGSVAVGKSTSARVLRALLTRWESHPRVDLITTDGFLHPNRELQRRGLMHRKGYPESYDRRALLRFVTEVKSGAPVVWAPVYSHTKYDIVPDEFIEVRRPDILIVEGLNVLQTGPRLMVSDLFDFSLYVDARIEDIEQWYIERFLELRSTSFSNPNSHFAHYADLSDQAARLAAREIWTSINRPNLVENILPTRPRATLVLRKNSDHSIQRLRLRKI
- the glyA gene encoding serine hydroxymethyltransferase, which encodes MTDPNTDVFTASLSELDPEVAEAMAGELARQRDTLEMIASENFVPRSVLQAQGSVLTNKYAEGYPGRRYYGGCEHVDVVENLARDRAKEVFGAKYANVQPHAGAQANAAVLMALAKPGSKIMGLSLAHGGHLTHGMKLNFSGQLYEVAAYEVDPETMQVNMDTVREMALAEKPDVIIAGWSAYPRTLDFAKFREIADEVGAKLWVDMAHFAGLVAAGLHPSPVPHADVVSTTVHKTLGGPRSGMILTNDLELFKKLNSSVFPGQQGGPLMHAIAAKATAMKIAGTEQFRERQQRTLEGAKILAERLTAQDCKDAGVSVLTGGTEVHLVLVDLRDSELDGQQAEDLLHEVGITVNRNAVPFDPRPPMVTSGLRIGTPALATRGFEAEDFREVADIIGTALAAGTSADVTALRERVAALAASKPLYEGLEDWKILG
- a CDS encoding EthD domain-containing protein produces the protein MASVENQPTYLFALYRWAGTSPEEFRDHYLSKHADIGKSIPGVAWWHTFLNNNPMMNWGLPEGAPKPDAFSIMAFESEEALQKAPESEGWAAANGDNTGFVQHIDVYEVSRVQLVEEGEGSPAG
- a CDS encoding aldehyde dehydrogenase, which produces MLPRSYSEFYIDGQWRATDSTEKFTVVSPSTGDPIGEVPRATRADIDAAVEAARHAFYETDWSTRPVAERAALCEALATRLYEVKDEMAELLVDELGCTRMLADVYQAVAPTLHWNYNAEVGRTYPFQEVRTADLGPLAGGSAGGMIMPYQTQALVVKEPVGVVATMVAYNFTMPGTSQKVAPAIIAGCTVVVKVPEPDPLAVFALGQLVHEVGFPPGVINIVAAGPEESAYLVSHPDVDMVSFTGSTTVGSRIGRECGALVRPVVLELGGKSAAIVLDDADFDATVPTLLGVSVIPSSGQSCVCQSRFLVSEARHDELVHRLVAAMADIRVGDPHDPDVDMGPLITEAHRERVLGMIRRAVEQGATVAFGGGVPEGLENGWFVEPTLLTGVTPDMEIAQEEVFGPVVAVISYKDEDDAVRIANDSRYGLAGSVYTTDVERGFAIARRIRTGTFSVNSFSADFNSPFGGFKESGIGREHGVAGLEGYLIPKSISVDPSMTIPESVVAQADVVTTGVRKGA
- a CDS encoding nuclear transport factor 2 family protein → MSDDQRRKNVELVRAYTDALNSWDIETMRELSTEDVVFELPFRPPSFGRETVGRDAYMEVLAQARDHMIDGSENLHDLQLDTLASDPDTVIATYKSDMTLRSGVRYANEYISRFVCRDGKVSRFVEYYDSIILFRALGGTLREADESELLPEGLKS
- a CDS encoding nuclear transport factor 2 family protein translates to MSPSDSTLVTYYARIDAGDLDAGLELLAPEVSFAIILPGTAVRGQNRHGVREYLEGRGTVDRRHVPTHATREGELEFVYGAVVEDGVTITGHFLASARIGDDGLITGYQVAFDPELGLASPTLESSTRP
- a CDS encoding cytochrome P450 → MGKELPDPKTVDANQPKCPFVDMWSDEYNDKNLEILKHLREEHDLAFHKQGNTTVPLVTRYNDLWKIHRDWRTFQSGRAASHLADRRYDDPNDDPTFIPLDTDPPVHSEWRKILEPLMTLKKMEAHAELIESIANDLLEGLEGRTRFNVMDEFVRPLQARAIFAVILGVPADSDRILQFSAWAQDALIVPERAVEAFGELSAALLEILRERRENPRGEDDIVTVLANCRPGGEVPDDGDLIKIMIALTLGGLESTGTVLSGTIHHMATHPEDLKELQDDMSLLDEAIEEALRLFVNVTLTQRTVTKETTLNGYDLKPGDKVWNLPGSANRDESVFPDGDSWNVRRENKRHVSFGAGIHRCLGSNLARIFLRVAFTAVLTRMPGVSLVPDQEIHTHSMPTRGLTEFEVTVDEITPVATTA
- a CDS encoding ferredoxin; amino-acid sequence: MKVKIDHEFCVGHARCYTLEPDYIAEDERGRGVVREDAPEMSPETARRLVRACPESAISIVRES